One Triticum dicoccoides isolate Atlit2015 ecotype Zavitan chromosome 5B, WEW_v2.0, whole genome shotgun sequence genomic window carries:
- the LOC119306066 gene encoding uncharacterized protein LOC119306066, which yields MDMEAIIASANHLLEMAGGTHPHLDALGRLRRVLDVTAAHCISDPTFGDSFKHMLDDFVGNFSNDTRKVDNLTARLQATRSHKGHHKGRCHGVSPTAQLAGLHGNDLFRALMALHLPVTAPAELCLEVALAAQNLMAHDQLDLFIHLFEEAIVQGQGDTMAINEYNLMAFMDHRKTLDKFVQEHIDLADAAATSRATTGRAK from the coding sequence ATGGACATGGAGGCGATTATTGCGAGCGCCAATCATCTTCTTGAGATGGCCGGGGGCACCCACCCACATCTGGATGCTCTAGGACGCCTCCGGCGGGTGCTGGACGTCACTGCGGCACATTGCATCTCTGACCCCACCTTCGGTGATTCTTTCAAACATATGTTGGACGACTTTGTTGGCAATTTCAGCAATGACACCAGGAAGGTGGACAACCTCACCGCTCGCCTCCAGGCCACGCGCAGCCATAAAGGCCACCATAAAGGCCGCTGCCACGGTGTCTCCCCCACTGCCCAGCTCGCCGGCCTTCATGGAAATGATCTATTCCGTGCACTGATGGCCCTGCACCTGCCTGTGACCGCGCCTGCGGAGCTGTGCCTTGAGGTCGCTCTCGCCGCGCAGAACCTCATGGCGCATGACCAGCTCGACCTTTTCATCCACCTCTTTGAGGAGGCCATCGTGCAGGGGCAGGGCGACACTATGGCGATCAACGAGTACAACCTCATGGCCTTCATGGACCACAGGAAAACCTTGGATAAGTTCGTGCAAGAGCACATTGACCTCGCCGACGCCGCTGCCACCTCACGTGCAACAACTGGCCGAGCGAAGTAA